The proteins below are encoded in one region of Clostridium estertheticum:
- a CDS encoding LysR family transcriptional regulator: MNIRDLEYFYYLCQNKNFTKTAEMLFVSQPSITMALHKIEKELGERLVIRDHSKAQLSLTEAGKILEKRAYNVLNEIKAAKLEISRISGAKIKLGVPPMIGAYFFSPFMKSLDINGLVNHIELVETGSTAMKKLLDSGEVDIALIGSIAPLKDNELNTTILKTDQFVVCTSNSHPLSSKHEVTFNELKDERFTVLGDSYIHNKVIKDLCLENGIDTKNFYYTTEIQTAKSLIASGVGIGIMINMAVKNMTSIKTVSLVPAINFYISIVVKKEHYMTSIEKEIMGILLEK; this comes from the coding sequence ATGAATATAAGAGATCTAGAATATTTTTATTATTTATGCCAAAATAAAAATTTCACAAAAACTGCAGAAATGCTTTTTGTTTCCCAGCCTTCAATAACAATGGCACTACATAAAATTGAAAAAGAACTAGGAGAAAGACTTGTAATTAGAGATCATTCTAAAGCACAACTTTCCTTAACTGAAGCTGGAAAAATCCTTGAGAAACGAGCATACAATGTTCTAAATGAAATAAAAGCAGCAAAACTTGAAATATCAAGAATAAGCGGAGCAAAAATAAAATTAGGAGTTCCACCGATGATTGGCGCTTATTTTTTTTCACCTTTTATGAAGTCGTTAGATATAAATGGTCTTGTGAACCATATTGAACTTGTTGAAACAGGTTCAACAGCGATGAAAAAGTTACTAGATTCTGGTGAAGTTGATATTGCATTAATAGGTTCTATTGCCCCTTTAAAAGATAATGAACTTAATACCACTATTCTAAAAACAGATCAATTCGTAGTTTGTACAAGTAATAGTCATCCACTTTCAAGTAAACATGAAGTTACCTTTAATGAACTTAAAGATGAGCGTTTTACGGTCCTAGGTGATTCATATATTCATAATAAAGTGATAAAAGATCTTTGTTTGGAAAATGGTATTGACACGAAAAATTTCTATTACACAACTGAAATACAAACAGCAAAATCCTTAATAGCTTCTGGAGTTGGTATAGGAATAATGATCAATATGGCAGTAAAAAATATGACATCAATAAAAACAGTCTCTCTAGTTCCAGCTATAAATTTTTATATATCTATTGTTGTAAAAAAAGAACATTATATGACTTCAATTGAAAAGGAAATAATGGGGATACTACTTGAAAAGTAA